In a genomic window of Salegentibacter salegens:
- a CDS encoding N-acetylneuraminate synthase family protein: MAFIIAEIGQAHEGSLGIALSYIRVLAEAGVDAVKFQVHIAEAESSEFEPFRVEFSQQDKTRFDYWKRMEFTEKEWRILKNECDKNKVEFLASPFSNTAVDLLERLGVTQYKIGSGEVNNFLLLQKIAETGKPVILSSGMSSFNELDDTVKFLKEKKVAYSILQCTTAYPTKPEEFGLNVIAELKNRYNVTIGFSDHSAKVETCIAAFALGASILEFHAVFSRKSFGPDATSSLEIEEIKALVNAIKNIELARSNPVDKSENSKFASLKDIFEKSLAVNRDLKEGHVIQFEDLEAKKPKGFGIPASGFEKVIGKKIKQDLKQWNFLQEEDLK; this comes from the coding sequence ATGGCATTTATAATTGCAGAAATTGGTCAGGCGCATGAAGGCAGTCTGGGTATAGCATTAAGTTATATCAGGGTACTCGCTGAAGCGGGGGTAGATGCCGTCAAATTTCAGGTTCATATAGCCGAAGCAGAAAGCAGCGAATTTGAACCGTTTAGGGTTGAATTTTCTCAGCAGGATAAAACAAGATTCGATTACTGGAAACGAATGGAGTTTACTGAGAAAGAATGGAGAATATTAAAAAATGAATGTGATAAAAATAAGGTGGAATTTCTAGCCTCACCCTTTAGTAATACTGCGGTTGATCTTTTAGAGCGATTAGGGGTAACCCAATATAAAATAGGTTCTGGAGAAGTAAACAATTTTTTATTGCTTCAAAAAATTGCCGAAACTGGAAAACCAGTAATTCTATCTTCCGGAATGAGTTCATTTAACGAACTGGATGATACTGTAAAGTTCTTAAAAGAAAAAAAAGTCGCTTATTCTATTTTACAATGCACTACTGCATATCCAACAAAACCTGAGGAATTCGGGTTGAATGTTATAGCGGAATTGAAGAATAGGTATAATGTAACTATAGGCTTTTCAGATCATTCTGCCAAAGTAGAAACCTGTATCGCAGCTTTTGCTTTGGGAGCTTCAATTTTAGAATTTCATGCTGTTTTCTCCAGAAAGAGTTTTGGTCCCGATGCGACTTCTTCTCTGGAAATAGAGGAAATTAAAGCTTTAGTAAATGCTATTAAAAATATCGAATTAGCCAGGAGTAACCCGGTTGATAAAAGTGAAAATTCAAAATTCGCCTCCTTAAAAGATATTTTTGAAAAGTCTCTGGCGGTGAATAGAGATCTAAAAGAAGGCCATGTTATTCAGTTTGAAGATCTGGAAGCAAAAAAGCCTAAAGGCTTTGGAATACCTGCTTCCGGATTTGAGAAGGTGATTGGAAAGAAGATTAAACAGGACTTAAAGCAGTGGAATTTTTTACAGGAGGAGGATTTAAAATAA
- the neuC gene encoding UDP-N-acetylglucosamine 2-epimerase: protein MPKRKICVVVTARPSYSRIKSALKAIQEHPELELQLVIAGSALLDRYGNAVDFIEKDGFTIAAKVFMVLEGENPTTMAKTTGIGVMELTNVFYNLQPDAVVTIADRFETIATSIAAAYQNIPLVHIQGGEVTGSIDEKVRHANTKLSDLHLVSSDDARARVIKLGENPEKVINTGCPSIDLVKEICAEETLNFDPIEKYGGVGEELNWKDGYAVVMQHPVTTEYQKSREHITETLEAINKLNYPVFWFWPNVDAGSDGTSNGIRTFREMVKPKSIHFFKNMEPLDFLRLLKHSSALIGNSSAGIRECSYLGLPVVNIGNRQNRRLRGKNVRDVSPQRDEIYDAMKEVINYNKFPVSKIYGNGEAGKKIAEILASSELSFSKTINY from the coding sequence ATGCCCAAAAGAAAAATATGTGTAGTTGTTACCGCAAGGCCTTCTTATAGCAGAATAAAATCTGCTCTAAAGGCGATTCAGGAACATCCTGAACTGGAATTGCAGCTAGTGATTGCCGGCTCCGCCTTGTTAGATCGATATGGAAATGCGGTGGATTTTATTGAAAAAGATGGGTTCACAATTGCAGCCAAAGTTTTTATGGTCCTGGAAGGAGAGAATCCTACTACCATGGCGAAAACTACCGGGATAGGTGTGATGGAGCTAACAAATGTTTTCTATAATCTTCAGCCTGATGCGGTGGTGACTATAGCCGATAGGTTTGAGACCATTGCTACTTCCATTGCTGCCGCTTATCAGAATATTCCCCTGGTTCATATCCAGGGCGGCGAAGTTACCGGCAGTATAGACGAGAAAGTAAGACACGCCAACACCAAACTATCTGATCTGCATTTAGTTTCAAGTGATGATGCCAGGGCCAGGGTAATCAAATTGGGTGAAAACCCGGAAAAAGTTATTAATACTGGTTGTCCTTCTATAGATTTAGTGAAAGAGATTTGTGCTGAAGAGACACTGAATTTTGATCCAATTGAAAAATACGGCGGTGTAGGAGAAGAACTCAATTGGAAAGATGGCTATGCCGTGGTAATGCAGCACCCGGTAACTACCGAGTATCAAAAATCCCGAGAGCATATTACTGAAACCCTTGAAGCTATTAATAAATTAAACTATCCTGTTTTTTGGTTTTGGCCAAATGTTGATGCCGGTTCCGATGGCACTTCTAATGGAATTAGAACTTTCAGGGAAATGGTTAAGCCAAAAAGCATTCATTTTTTTAAAAATATGGAACCATTGGATTTTCTGAGACTCCTAAAGCATTCAAGTGCCTTAATTGGAAATTCAAGTGCAGGGATAAGAGAATGTTCCTACCTGGGATTACCGGTAGTAAATATTGGAAATAGACAAAACCGAAGGTTACGAGGGAAGAACGTAAGAGATGTTTCGCCTCAAAGGGATGAAATTTATGATGCGATGAAAGAGGTTATTAACTATAATAAATTCCCAGTCTCTAAAATTTATGGCAACGGAGAAGCCGGAAAGAAAATAGCAGAGATTTTGGCAAGCTCAGAACTCAGCTTTAGTAAAACAATAAATTACTAA
- a CDS encoding acylneuraminate cytidylyltransferase family protein translates to MKILGIIPARGGSKGIPGKNIKVLAGKPLLGYTIEAALDSKLLTRCILSSDSEKIINTGKQLGIEAPFTRPSQLAEDNTPSLDVVKHALSYFEKINQDYDAVCLLQPTTPFRKKGLIDEAIKEFEFGNHDSLISVREVPHEFNPHWVFEEQNGALQIATGEKNIIPRRQELPKAFHRDGAIYLVKTDIILKENSLYGENIGFIENSDTDYVNLDTEADWMKAESILKSRS, encoded by the coding sequence ATGAAGATTCTTGGAATTATACCTGCCAGGGGCGGAAGCAAGGGAATTCCTGGCAAGAATATAAAGGTTCTGGCAGGAAAACCACTTTTAGGATATACTATCGAGGCAGCTTTAGATTCAAAACTGCTTACTCGATGTATCTTAAGTTCAGATTCTGAAAAGATTATAAATACAGGAAAACAGCTAGGGATAGAGGCGCCTTTTACCAGGCCTTCTCAACTTGCTGAAGATAATACTCCCTCTCTTGATGTTGTAAAGCACGCTTTATCATATTTTGAAAAAATCAATCAGGATTATGATGCTGTTTGCCTTCTTCAGCCAACAACTCCTTTTAGAAAAAAAGGCTTAATAGATGAAGCTATCAAAGAATTTGAGTTTGGAAATCATGATTCTCTTATAAGCGTTCGGGAGGTTCCTCACGAATTCAATCCGCATTGGGTGTTTGAAGAGCAGAATGGAGCACTGCAAATCGCTACGGGTGAGAAGAATATTATTCCACGCCGGCAGGAATTGCCAAAGGCATTTCATAGAGATGGGGCTATATATTTAGTCAAAACAGATATTATACTCAAAGAAAATTCGCTTTACGGAGAGAATATTGGATTTATTGAAAATTCAGATACTGATTATGTGAATCTTGATACCGAAGCCGACTGGATGAAAGCGGAAAGTATACTAAAAAGCAGGTCTTAA